The sequence below is a genomic window from Alphaproteobacteria bacterium.
TATTCGATCCAAATGTAACTTGCACGCCATTGGTGAAATCTACCGATCCCACTAATGACTTGTCGTCCAACACCGCACAAACCGAACGTAATGGGCGCACCCAGGTTTTTTGCGATCCGCCCCAGCGCATGGATTTCGGCCAATCAAATTCCGCAACTAGTTTTTGTACAATACCAGGCAAAATATCGGCGACCGGCATAGCAGGCTGTTTCATCTGGCAAAAATAAAAATCGCCTTTGTCGGTTTTACGCACTTCCGCGTCTTCGATTTTTTTCAATCCAGTCGATTTCAGAAAACCTTGAATTGCTTGATCCGGCGATCCAACGCGCGGGCCCTTGCGTTCTTCGGATTTTTCCGGGCGTGACGCCGGCAATCCATCCGCAACCAAAGTCAAACGACGTGGCGTTGTATGATGGACGATGGATTTCACAGTCAAATCGTTGGCAGCCAGTTGCGCGGTAAAAAATGCCTGTAAATCCTCGCCAGCTTTCGCTTGCATCCGCGCTGGGATTTCTTCGGAAAATAATTCTAATAAAAATTCGGCCATGATTATCCTACCGCGCGGCGTTTTTCAGGTTTCGCATTCGCCTCGTCCGCCGGATTTTGAGTTTTTACCCAGGCTTCGCAGCATTTTTTGGCCAGTTCCCGCACCCGGCCAATATAAGCAGCGCGTTCAGCGACTGAAATCACCCCGCGCGCATCGAGCAAATTGAAACGGTGCGACGCCTTGATACATTGATCATAGGCTGGCAGCGCAAGACCGGCCGCCAATAAATTAGTGCATTCCAATTCCGCAGCCTGAAAATGTTCGAACAGCATTTCGGTATCGGCATGCACGAAATTATGCGCGGAAAATTCTTTCTCTGCCTGTAAAAACACATCGCCATATTTCAACGGTACCGGCGATTTTGGATGATTGAACGGCAAATCGTACACATTTTCATATCCCAGCACATACATGGCTAGGCGTTCCAAACCATAAGTCAATTCCGCCGAAACGGGATTGCATTCGATCCCGCCGACTTGTTGAAAATAAGTGAACTGGGTGACTTCCATCCCATCGCACCACACTTCCCAGCCAAGGCCGGAAGCGCCCAATGTCGGGCTTTCCCAATCGTCTTCGACAAAACGGATGTCATGATTTTTCAAATCGAAACCCAGCGCCGCGAGCGATCCCAAATATAGATCCTGCACATTTTCCGGCGATGGTTTCATGATCACTTGATATTGATAGTAATGTTGCAACCGGTTCGGGTTTTCGCCATACCGTCCATCCGACGGGCGGCGCGATGGTTGCACATACGCCGCAAACCATGGCTTCGGGCCAAGCGCGCGCAAAGCGGTTGCGGGATGAAAAGTGCCAGCGCCCATTTCCATGTCATAGGGTTGCAAAATGGCGCAACCTTGCGCCGACCAATAATTTTGCAGCGCTAAAATAATATCCTGGAAACATTCCGGTTTTTGCATTTTCAATCAATCCTGCTGGGCATTGCATGTATGCGGCAAGCTTACATAAGCCTTGCATTTATCGCAATATTGTAAATCGGTGGAAATCGGCTTCTTAGGCTGATTTCTGGTGGGTTTGGATGCCGGAAATAACATTCGCCAACCCACATAAATCAGAACGCCCAAAAGAATATATCGCAAAAACGTGCCCATGGCCGGACTTTATTCGCCCCCGGCCTTAAAATCAAGGCTGCCGCCAGCACGAATAATATCCTGTGCTATAGGCGTATAAGATCCGTCTTCCGCATGCAACACCAAGCCTGGCAATAAGCGGGTTTTCCCGCTTTGTCCGCGCGCGGCCCGTATAATGACGCGCTTTGCGGCCATGCCTTGTTTTGGCCAAAGCGGAACAATGTCGGTTGTCCATTCTGGCGATGGGATAAGAGCCAAAATTTCCGCCAGCCGGTCGGCGCGGTGAATCATGGTCAACGTGCCTTTTGGATTTAAATGCCTGGCGCAAAATTCCATCCATGTTTTTAAATCGGCGCTGCTTTCCACATTCGCCGCCGCCTTGATCGGATCGGGCGATGGATCGGCGGATGCAGCGGATAAATATGGCGGATTGGTCAAAATATGATCGAAACTTTGCATTTGCAGCAATTCATTTTGCGCAGCGATATCGGCGTGAATAAACTGAATCGGCAAATCGAACTTGTTAAGGATTTTATTTTCTTCCGCCAACTCCACCAATAATTTTTGACTATCGATGCCAACCAGGCCTTCCGGCATAACATTATTTTTGCGCGCGCGCGCCAAAACGCAAAATCCGGCCGTACCGACCCCGCATCCCACATCCAATATCCTCATGCCATTTTGCAAAGTCACGGCCGCAGCCAAAAGAATCGGGTCGATCGCAACCCGGTATCCGGCGGCAGGTTGGGTTATTTTAACGCTGCCATCCAGTATCGTATCGACGCTAAGGGCGCGCACCAAGTTCACAAAAGGGTTGGTTTTCAAATTCATAGGGATTCCTGCCTCTTTTATACCCATTTTCCGCCTTTAACCGCAAGGCCAGCTGTGCTATGCGAATGCCATGGAAAATAAGACTTTCCCCCAAATTGCCTATCCCGATTTTGAAAAAGTCGATATCCGCGTCGGCACGGTTATAGAGGCATCCCCGCTCGAAGGCGCGCGCAAGCCTGCTTATTGCTTAAAAATAGATTTTGGGCCGCAAATTGGCGTTAAACAAAGTTCGGCGCAGATTACCAAACATTACAGCGCCGAATCCTTGATTGGCAAACAAGTATGCGGCGTCGTGAATTTTCCGCCGAAAAAGATCGCCGGTTTTGAATCTCAAGTTTTAGTATTGGGTTTTGCCGATGAAAATAGCGATGTCGTCGTTATAAGGCCGACTGTTCCCGTTCCCAATGGCATGAAGTTATTTTAAATGACCGCCGCACCCGCCCTGAAACAACCAATCCCGCCATCCGTTATCGAACGGCTGCAACAATATTTGACAACGGACTTGCAATCGGTGAATACCGAAATTATCGCGCGGATGCAAAGCGAAGTGTCATTGATCCCGCAAATGGCGGCGCATTTGATCGCTGCCGGCGGGAAACGTTTGCGGCCGATGTTGACCCTCGCATCGGCGAAATTATGCCAATATAAAGGCCAAAATCATATTACATTGGCTGCGGCCGTTGAATTCATTCACACCGCCACATTGCTGCATGACGATGTAGTGGATGACAGCAAAAAACGCCGCGGCCGCGATACGGCAAACGCCGTATGGGGCAACAAATCCAGCGTTTTGGTCGGCGATTTTTTGTTCAGCCGGTCATTTCAACTGATGGTCGGCGCGAATTCGATCGAAGTATTGAGAATTCTGTCCAACGCGGCGGCGATTATTGCCGAAGGCGAAGTGCATCAATTACTGACCGCAAATAATCTTGCCACAACCGAAGCCGATTATCTGCGGGTTATCAGCGCGAAAACAGCTGCCTTATTTGCGGCCGCATGTGAAATCGGCGCGGTAATTGCCAGCCGACCGGCGGCTGAACAAGAGGCCCTATATAATTACGGATTGAACCTGGGGCTGGCATTTCAAATTTCCGACGACGTCTATGATTTCACGGGCCTGCCAGGCAAAGAAGCCGGCGACGATTTCCGGGATGGCAAAGTTACTTTGCCGCTGATTTTGTCTTTTGCAAAATCCGATGAAAATGAAAAACAATTCTGGAAACGTTGTATCGAACAGCAAGATTTTACTGCGGACGATTTTAAAACGGCTTTAAAAATATTGGATAAACATGATGCTTTATCCAAGTCCTTGGCCAGCGCTCGGCATTATGCTCGCATTGCACAGGATGCCTTAAAAACATTTCCGGAATCGCCGGTTAAATCCGCGATGCTGGATTTAGCCGATTATGCGGCCCAGCGATAATTTCATCGCGCCTGTTTGCTATAAAATTCAATAGCCTTTTTCACGCCGCCCTGACGCCACAAAGAATAATGGTTGGAATCCGGATCGATCCAAATTTGCTTTGGATTATTTGCCGCATCAAACAACTTACGGCCCATCTGTACTGGA
It includes:
- a CDS encoding polyprenyl synthetase family protein, producing the protein MTAAPALKQPIPPSVIERLQQYLTTDLQSVNTEIIARMQSEVSLIPQMAAHLIAAGGKRLRPMLTLASAKLCQYKGQNHITLAAAVEFIHTATLLHDDVVDDSKKRRGRDTANAVWGNKSSVLVGDFLFSRSFQLMVGANSIEVLRILSNAAAIIAEGEVHQLLTANNLATTEADYLRVISAKTAALFAAACEIGAVIASRPAAEQEALYNYGLNLGLAFQISDDVYDFTGLPGKEAGDDFRDGKVTLPLILSFAKSDENEKQFWKRCIEQQDFTADDFKTALKILDKHDALSKSLASARHYARIAQDALKTFPESPVKSAMLDLADYAAQR
- a CDS encoding glycine--tRNA ligase subunit alpha — its product is MQKPECFQDIILALQNYWSAQGCAILQPYDMEMGAGTFHPATALRALGPKPWFAAYVQPSRRPSDGRYGENPNRLQHYYQYQVIMKPSPENVQDLYLGSLAALGFDLKNHDIRFVEDDWESPTLGASGLGWEVWCDGMEVTQFTYFQQVGGIECNPVSAELTYGLERLAMYVLGYENVYDLPFNHPKSPVPLKYGDVFLQAEKEFSAHNFVHADTEMLFEHFQAAELECTNLLAAGLALPAYDQCIKASHRFNLLDARGVISVAERAAYIGRVRELAKKCCEAWVKTQNPADEANAKPEKRRAVG
- a CDS encoding tRNA-binding protein is translated as MENKTFPQIAYPDFEKVDIRVGTVIEASPLEGARKPAYCLKIDFGPQIGVKQSSAQITKHYSAESLIGKQVCGVVNFPPKKIAGFESQVLVLGFADENSDVVVIRPTVPVPNGMKLF
- a CDS encoding methyltransferase domain-containing protein, with protein sequence MGIKEAGIPMNLKTNPFVNLVRALSVDTILDGSVKITQPAAGYRVAIDPILLAAAVTLQNGMRILDVGCGVGTAGFCVLARARKNNVMPEGLVGIDSQKLLVELAEENKILNKFDLPIQFIHADIAAQNELLQMQSFDHILTNPPYLSAASADPSPDPIKAAANVESSADLKTWMEFCARHLNPKGTLTMIHRADRLAEILALIPSPEWTTDIVPLWPKQGMAAKRVIIRAARGQSGKTRLLPGLVLHAEDGSYTPIAQDIIRAGGSLDFKAGGE